A genomic window from Variovorax paradoxus includes:
- a CDS encoding branched-chain amino acid ABC transporter substrate-binding protein yields MKTKAGMVPFLSLAALALAGQAYAQEQVVKIGHSGPLSGPNAFAGKDNENGVRLAVEELNAKKLVVGGKTLKFEMVSEDDQCDAKTGVSVAQKFVDDGVKYVMGPYCSGVAIPASRIYSEGGTMVSTVGTNPKVTQGGYKNLYRIIASDNQIGSSMAVYAAKELKVKKVGVIDDRTAFGQGLAEEFTKEAKKQGLTVVGQEFTTDKAVDFTAILTNMKAKAPEAIFFGGYAPQAAPMARQMKQLAVPGKLLGGDTVCSPATGKLGGDAVNDLVFCAQGGSILEKAQSGPAFKEKFKKRFNADPDAYAASYYDQVLFIGESMKKANSIDPDKVGAELYKATYKGVAATYAYDDKGNMKQAPITVFTFKNAAPVPIASY; encoded by the coding sequence ATGAAGACAAAAGCAGGCATGGTTCCGTTTCTAAGCCTCGCGGCACTCGCCCTTGCAGGCCAGGCGTACGCGCAGGAGCAGGTGGTCAAGATCGGTCACAGCGGTCCGCTGTCGGGCCCCAATGCCTTCGCGGGCAAGGACAATGAAAACGGCGTGCGCCTCGCCGTCGAGGAGCTCAACGCGAAGAAGCTCGTGGTCGGCGGCAAGACGCTGAAGTTCGAGATGGTGTCGGAAGACGACCAGTGCGACGCCAAGACCGGCGTGAGCGTGGCGCAGAAGTTCGTGGACGACGGCGTCAAGTACGTCATGGGCCCGTACTGCTCGGGCGTGGCCATCCCGGCTTCGCGCATCTACAGCGAAGGCGGCACCATGGTCTCCACCGTGGGCACCAACCCGAAGGTCACGCAGGGCGGCTACAAGAACCTCTACCGCATCATCGCGAGCGACAACCAGATCGGCTCCAGCATGGCCGTGTACGCGGCCAAGGAGCTGAAGGTGAAGAAGGTCGGCGTGATCGACGACCGCACCGCCTTCGGCCAGGGGCTCGCCGAAGAGTTCACCAAGGAAGCGAAGAAGCAGGGCCTGACCGTGGTCGGCCAGGAGTTCACCACCGACAAGGCCGTGGACTTCACCGCCATCCTGACCAACATGAAGGCCAAGGCGCCAGAGGCCATCTTCTTCGGCGGCTATGCACCGCAGGCCGCGCCCATGGCGCGCCAGATGAAGCAGCTGGCCGTGCCCGGCAAGCTGCTTGGCGGCGACACCGTGTGCAGTCCGGCCACTGGCAAGCTCGGCGGCGACGCGGTCAACGACCTGGTGTTCTGCGCGCAGGGCGGCTCCATCCTCGAGAAGGCGCAGAGCGGCCCGGCGTTCAAGGAAAAATTCAAGAAGCGCTTCAACGCCGACCCAGATGCCTACGCGGCTTCGTACTACGACCAGGTGCTGTTCATCGGCGAGTCGATGAAGAAGGCCAACTCCATCGATCCAGACAAGGTGGGCGCGGAGCTCTACAAGGCAACGTACAAGGGCGTAGCCGCAACCTATGCCTACGACGACAAGGGCAACATGAAGCAGGCGCCCATCACTGTGTTCACCTTCAAGAACGCGGCCCCGGTGCCCATTGCCAGCTACTGA
- a CDS encoding tripartite tricarboxylate transporter substrate-binding protein → MTKKVATQMTSTPLTRRSLTALAAAAVLCAVAPVHAQQRVIHIVVPFATGAVQDTVARAFNNELGAALNASAIVENRAGAGGTVGAALVARAPADGNTLILAAASHNIAGFLYNKLSYDPLKDFVGVANVGNAGYVLAVASGMNVSSTADFIKEVKVNPGKYNYASAGNGSATHLAMASFLAKAGLQMTHIPTKSTGEAVNEVLAGRVQAVISSSIGVIGFQDDARMKLLASTGQSRSPFLPKLPTVAESGLPGYAFDSWIGLLAPAATPKAEVERLNAAANKVLADPAIQERFKRLGVEPRSQSAEEFQKLLRSDWDAMGVVVKASGAKID, encoded by the coding sequence ATGACGAAGAAAGTGGCCACCCAGATGACCTCCACCCCGCTCACCCGACGTTCATTGACCGCGCTTGCAGCCGCGGCGGTGCTCTGTGCCGTTGCACCGGTGCATGCGCAACAGCGCGTGATCCACATCGTCGTGCCCTTCGCCACCGGCGCGGTGCAGGACACGGTGGCGCGCGCCTTCAACAACGAACTGGGCGCGGCGCTGAATGCCAGTGCGATCGTCGAAAACCGCGCGGGCGCGGGCGGCACGGTGGGCGCGGCCCTGGTGGCACGCGCGCCGGCCGACGGCAACACGCTGATCCTGGCGGCCGCGAGCCACAACATCGCGGGCTTTCTCTACAACAAGCTGAGCTATGACCCGCTGAAGGATTTCGTCGGCGTGGCCAACGTCGGCAATGCGGGCTATGTGCTGGCGGTGGCGAGCGGCATGAATGTGTCGAGCACGGCCGACTTCATCAAGGAGGTCAAGGTCAACCCAGGCAAGTACAACTACGCCTCGGCGGGCAATGGCAGTGCCACGCACCTCGCGATGGCGTCGTTTCTCGCGAAGGCCGGGCTGCAGATGACGCACATCCCGACCAAGTCGACCGGCGAGGCTGTCAACGAGGTGCTCGCTGGCCGCGTGCAGGCGGTGATCTCGTCGAGCATCGGCGTGATCGGGTTCCAGGACGACGCGCGCATGAAGCTGCTGGCCTCCACCGGGCAGTCGCGCAGCCCCTTCCTGCCGAAGCTGCCGACGGTGGCCGAGAGCGGGCTGCCGGGCTACGCCTTCGATTCGTGGATCGGTCTGCTCGCGCCGGCCGCTACGCCCAAGGCAGAGGTCGAGCGCCTGAACGCCGCGGCCAACAAGGTGCTGGCCGACCCGGCGATCCAGGAGCGCTTCAAGCGGCTGGGTGTGGAGCCGCGCAGCCAGAGCGCGGAGGAATTCCAGAAGCTGCTGCGTTCGGATTGGGATGCGATGGGGGTTGTGGTTAAGGCTTCGGGGGCGAAGATCGATTGA
- a CDS encoding fatty acid desaturase family protein has product MAAAPRAQPEDFFTTDEWQSLTARSSWKGLWLVLHCWGVIGAAMLVGIVWPWTIPLVVPIVGARQLGLFILMHDAAHAGLHRNRKVNDWVGYWLCSSTLRDYRPYHLQHHRFVQQTEDPDLVLSAPFPITRASMWRKVVRDMSGQTFYKQRFGHIAEGIRNRAAGESVLKVLGRELAKDRRFLIANGLGFLAFAVAGYWWAWLLMWLLPMATWLPLVSRVRNIAEHALVAQNEADPLRQARTTHAGWLERILVAPYWVNYHCEHHMFTNLPCWALPEAHRLLQRQGAIVRMEVQPGYLSLLKRATALAA; this is encoded by the coding sequence ATGGCCGCCGCCCCCCGTGCCCAACCCGAAGACTTCTTCACCACCGACGAGTGGCAGTCGCTCACTGCGCGCTCGTCGTGGAAGGGCCTGTGGCTGGTGCTGCACTGCTGGGGCGTGATCGGTGCCGCCATGCTGGTGGGCATCGTGTGGCCGTGGACCATTCCGCTGGTGGTGCCCATCGTCGGCGCGCGGCAACTGGGCCTGTTCATCCTCATGCACGACGCGGCGCATGCGGGGTTGCATCGCAATCGCAAGGTCAACGACTGGGTGGGCTACTGGCTGTGCTCGTCGACGTTGCGCGACTACCGGCCGTACCACCTGCAGCACCACCGCTTCGTGCAGCAGACCGAAGACCCTGACCTCGTGCTGTCGGCGCCCTTCCCGATCACGCGGGCCTCGATGTGGCGCAAGGTTGTGCGCGACATGAGCGGGCAGACTTTCTACAAGCAGCGCTTCGGGCACATCGCCGAGGGCATTCGCAATCGCGCTGCGGGCGAATCGGTCTTGAAGGTGCTGGGCCGGGAGCTTGCGAAAGACCGCCGCTTTCTCATCGCCAACGGCCTCGGCTTCCTGGCCTTTGCCGTGGCCGGCTACTGGTGGGCATGGCTGCTGATGTGGCTGCTGCCGATGGCGACGTGGCTGCCGCTCGTGAGCCGCGTACGCAACATCGCCGAACACGCGCTCGTCGCGCAGAACGAGGCCGATCCGCTGCGGCAGGCCCGCACCACGCACGCCGGCTGGCTCGAACGCATCCTGGTGGCGCCCTACTGGGTCAACTACCACTGCGAGCACCACATGTTCACCAACCTGCCCTGCTGGGCCTTGCCAGAGGCGCATCGCCTGCTGCAGCGGCAGGGCGCGATCGTGCGAATGGAAGTGCAGCCCGGCTACCTGAGCCTGCTGAAGCGCGCCACGGCGCTTGCCGCCTAG
- a CDS encoding glycine zipper 2TM domain-containing protein, whose amino-acid sequence MDPTSPFNPPPGQPAGKSPKALWAVIGALSVAVVALGGVLLHRQEPVASASAPPPVVAAASPTAPDDFKPEAMPPAPAVPPTATGPAPQARAAAPMPAPMPAPAIEPGPAPGVMNAPQVAAAPPAPPPCAVCGHVESVRPVQKRIQNTSGVGAVAGGVVGGLVGNQFGHGNGRVATTVLGAVGGGFAGNEIEKHVRTVTVYEVGVRMDNGTLRTVETKTAPPIGKPVTLKRGLLRPADGRK is encoded by the coding sequence ATGGATCCGACGTCGCCATTCAACCCGCCTCCGGGCCAGCCGGCGGGCAAGTCGCCCAAGGCGCTGTGGGCCGTGATCGGCGCATTGAGCGTGGCCGTGGTGGCGCTTGGCGGGGTGTTGCTTCACCGGCAGGAGCCGGTCGCGAGTGCGAGTGCACCGCCGCCAGTCGTTGCCGCAGCATCACCCACTGCACCGGACGATTTCAAGCCTGAAGCCATGCCACCGGCGCCTGCCGTGCCACCTACGGCGACGGGCCCGGCGCCACAAGCGAGGGCGGCTGCACCGATGCCCGCCCCCATGCCAGCCCCGGCTATCGAGCCCGGACCGGCGCCAGGCGTGATGAACGCACCACAGGTCGCTGCCGCGCCTCCCGCCCCGCCACCTTGCGCGGTCTGCGGCCATGTCGAATCGGTTCGCCCGGTTCAGAAGCGCATCCAGAACACCTCGGGCGTGGGGGCCGTGGCTGGTGGCGTGGTGGGTGGCCTCGTGGGCAACCAGTTCGGCCATGGCAATGGGCGCGTCGCGACCACCGTGCTCGGCGCAGTGGGTGGCGGCTTCGCGGGGAACGAGATCGAGAAGCACGTGCGCACGGTCACGGTCTACGAGGTGGGCGTGCGCATGGACAACGGCACGCTGCGCACGGTCGAGACGAAGACCGCGCCGCCCATCGGCAAGCCGGTGACGCTCAAGCGGGGCCTGCTGCGCCCCGCGGACGGTCGCAAGTAG
- a CDS encoding M20 aminoacylase family protein, with protein sequence MNIADSFLANAARFVEIRRDIHAHPELGFEEHRTSEKVANLLTGWGIEVHRGIAGTGLVGVLRKGTGSRTIGLRADMDALPLHEANEFAHKSTNPGRMHACGHDGHTTMLLAAAWHLSQQGPGDFDGTVHFIFQPAEEMGKAGAKKMIDEGLFERFPCDAVFGLHNFPVGDVGRFALNEGALMASSNTYKITLRGRGTHASMPHTGIDPVAAVVTLAQQLQTIVARTIPSTERALLAVTQLQGSDAPNVIPDVATVGGTIRTFSIEAIDKIEARLREVAAGVAAAHGCTAEVYFNRSSPPTVNHPAEARFAAGVMREVVGDDMVTDNFPAVMGAEDFAHMLLARPGCYAFLGNGDGDHRLDGHGPGPCIIHNTSFDFNDEIIPIGASYFVKLVQRWLPSGV encoded by the coding sequence ATGAACATCGCCGATTCCTTCCTCGCCAACGCCGCCCGTTTCGTCGAGATCCGACGCGACATCCACGCCCACCCCGAACTCGGTTTCGAGGAGCACCGCACCTCCGAGAAGGTCGCGAACCTGCTGACCGGATGGGGCATCGAGGTGCACCGAGGCATCGCCGGCACGGGACTCGTCGGCGTGCTGCGCAAGGGCACGGGCTCGCGCACCATCGGCCTGCGCGCCGACATGGACGCGCTGCCATTGCACGAAGCCAACGAGTTCGCCCACAAGTCGACCAACCCCGGCCGCATGCACGCCTGCGGCCACGACGGCCACACCACGATGCTGCTGGCCGCCGCGTGGCACCTGTCGCAGCAGGGCCCCGGCGACTTCGACGGCACGGTGCATTTCATCTTCCAGCCCGCCGAGGAGATGGGCAAGGCCGGCGCGAAGAAGATGATCGACGAGGGCCTGTTCGAGCGCTTTCCGTGCGACGCGGTCTTCGGGTTGCACAACTTTCCGGTGGGCGACGTGGGCCGCTTCGCGCTCAATGAGGGCGCGCTGATGGCGTCGAGCAACACGTACAAGATCACCTTACGTGGGCGCGGCACGCACGCGTCGATGCCGCACACGGGCATCGACCCGGTGGCGGCGGTGGTCACGCTCGCGCAGCAGCTGCAGACCATCGTGGCGCGCACCATTCCGAGCACCGAGCGTGCGCTGCTTGCGGTCACGCAGCTGCAGGGCTCCGATGCGCCCAACGTGATTCCCGATGTGGCGACAGTGGGCGGAACCATCCGCACCTTCTCCATCGAGGCCATCGACAAGATCGAGGCCCGCCTGCGCGAAGTGGCCGCGGGCGTGGCGGCGGCACATGGCTGCACGGCCGAGGTGTATTTCAACCGCTCGTCGCCGCCGACAGTGAACCACCCGGCCGAAGCGCGCTTTGCCGCCGGCGTGATGCGCGAAGTGGTGGGCGACGACATGGTCACCGACAACTTCCCGGCCGTGATGGGCGCCGAAGACTTCGCGCACATGCTGCTCGCGCGGCCGGGCTGCTATGCCTTCCTGGGCAATGGCGACGGCGACCATCGGCTGGACGGCCATGGGCCCGGCCCTTGCATCATCCACAACACCTCGTTCGACTTCAACGACGAGATCATCCCGATCGGTGCCAGCTACTTCGTGAAGCTGGTGCAGCGCTGGCTGCCGTCGGGCGTTTGA
- a CDS encoding (2Fe-2S)-binding protein, which yields MSAHTLLNIDGHLVRVKAGSSVAAALRVAGGMGVARTSVTGQKRAPFCGMGVCQECRVLIDGRRRLACQTVCAEGMRVETTG from the coding sequence ATGAGCGCCCACACCCTGTTGAACATCGACGGCCACCTGGTCCGCGTAAAGGCGGGCAGCTCAGTCGCCGCCGCGCTGCGTGTGGCTGGTGGCATGGGCGTGGCGCGTACGTCAGTCACCGGCCAGAAACGCGCGCCGTTCTGCGGCATGGGCGTGTGCCAGGAGTGCCGTGTGCTGATCGATGGTCGCCGCAGGCTCGCATGCCAGACGGTCTGCGCCGAAGGCATGCGCGTGGAGACGACGGGATGA
- a CDS encoding NAD(P)/FAD-dependent oxidoreductase encodes MDADVIVIGAGIVGAACAQALAQAGRRVLVLDARIGGATGAGMGHLVVMDDNAAELELSRHSVAQWRELAPRMSEDCAYSACGTLWIAANDEEMAEAERKQQRLRAHGIDSRLLDARELANAEPALRKGLAGALEVPGDGILYAPNAARWLLAQATDSVRVEHAKVEAIEDDGALSLADGSHRTAPQIVLANGIQATTLCPELPIRPKKGHLLITDRYPGTVHHQLVELGYVTSAHHSDGDSVAFNVQPRPTGQLLVGSSRQFDTTDPAVEAPMLARMLQRTLDYLPGLANLNAVRSWTGMRAASPDGLPLLGKHPWREKLWLAVGHEGLGVTTAPGSAHLLAALMTDATPDFDATPYAPRGLRETA; translated from the coding sequence ATGGACGCGGATGTCATCGTCATCGGCGCCGGCATCGTCGGCGCGGCTTGCGCGCAAGCGCTTGCACAGGCGGGCCGCCGCGTGCTGGTGCTCGATGCGCGCATCGGCGGCGCTACCGGCGCGGGCATGGGCCACCTCGTGGTGATGGACGACAACGCGGCCGAACTCGAATTGAGCCGCCATTCGGTCGCGCAATGGCGCGAGCTTGCGCCGCGCATGAGCGAAGACTGCGCGTACAGCGCCTGCGGCACGCTGTGGATTGCCGCCAACGACGAAGAGATGGCCGAGGCCGAACGCAAGCAGCAGCGGCTGCGCGCGCACGGCATCGACAGCCGGCTGCTCGATGCGCGCGAACTGGCGAACGCCGAGCCCGCCTTGCGCAAGGGTTTGGCGGGCGCGCTCGAAGTACCGGGCGACGGCATCCTCTATGCGCCGAATGCGGCGCGCTGGCTGCTTGCGCAGGCCACTGACTCGGTGCGCGTGGAGCACGCGAAGGTCGAGGCCATCGAAGACGACGGCGCGCTGAGTCTCGCGGACGGCAGCCACCGCACCGCGCCGCAGATCGTGCTCGCCAACGGCATCCAGGCGACGACGCTGTGCCCCGAACTTCCGATACGCCCGAAGAAGGGCCACCTGCTCATTACCGACCGCTATCCGGGCACGGTGCATCACCAGCTGGTCGAGCTCGGCTATGTGACCAGCGCGCACCACAGCGACGGCGACTCGGTCGCCTTCAACGTGCAGCCGCGCCCCACGGGGCAGCTGCTGGTCGGCTCGTCGCGCCAGTTCGACACCACCGATCCGGCGGTCGAAGCGCCGATGCTGGCGCGCATGCTCCAGCGCACGCTCGATTACCTGCCGGGGCTCGCGAATCTCAATGCGGTGCGTTCGTGGACCGGTATGCGTGCGGCATCGCCCGATGGGTTGCCGCTGCTGGGTAAGCACCCTTGGCGCGAGAAGCTCTGGCTTGCCGTCGGGCATGAAGGCCTGGGCGTAACCACGGCGCCGGGCAGCGCGCACTTGCTCGCGGCATTGATGACCGACGCCACTCCCGACTTCGACGCGACGCCGTATGCACCGCGCGGATTGCGGGAGACAGCATGA
- a CDS encoding GntR family transcriptional regulator, with protein sequence MAAPKKTAPKKTSLRPPPKRRAADMAYDAIETLLSTMLLKPGSQVVEAELAERTGLGRTPVREALMRMVSIGLIVQQPRRGLLVSAIDLADHLDVIQTRRVLELLIAACSARRATAQQRKEIVHCAEMMVEAAGRGDLNDYMQADRALDLVNHQASHNDSAVKAVVPLIVQCRRFWYAYQHEGEIVEGANAHLELAQGIATGDEAAAIAGANRLMDYLEVFARKIIDK encoded by the coding sequence ATGGCCGCCCCGAAGAAGACTGCTCCAAAGAAGACAAGCTTGCGCCCGCCGCCCAAGCGCCGCGCCGCCGACATGGCCTACGACGCCATCGAGACACTGCTGTCGACCATGCTGCTGAAACCCGGCAGCCAGGTCGTCGAGGCCGAGCTTGCCGAGCGCACGGGGCTGGGCCGCACGCCGGTGCGCGAGGCGCTGATGCGCATGGTGTCCATCGGCCTCATCGTGCAGCAGCCGCGCCGCGGGCTGCTGGTGTCGGCCATCGACCTGGCCGACCATCTCGACGTGATCCAGACCCGGCGCGTGCTCGAACTGCTGATTGCCGCCTGCTCCGCGCGCCGGGCCACCGCGCAGCAGCGCAAGGAAATCGTGCATTGCGCCGAGATGATGGTCGAGGCCGCAGGCCGCGGCGACCTCAACGACTACATGCAGGCCGACCGCGCGCTGGACCTCGTCAACCACCAGGCGAGCCACAACGATTCAGCGGTGAAGGCGGTGGTGCCGCTGATCGTGCAATGCCGGCGCTTCTGGTACGCGTACCAGCATGAAGGCGAGATCGTCGAGGGCGCGAATGCGCACCTCGAACTGGCCCAGGGCATCGCGACGGGCGACGAGGCTGCGGCCATCGCGGGTGCCAACCGGTTGATGGACTATCTCGAAGTCTTCGCCCGCAAGATCATCGACAAGTAG
- a CDS encoding NAD(P)/FAD-dependent oxidoreductase, translating to MSMEHCDVLIVGAGPAGMAAAVAAAPSGASIVVIDDNPAPGGQIWRDGPGATLPPAARKWRDALERHANIRVRSGTRVVSAPSPNELLLEDAERTTRMQWRKLILCTGARELLLPFPGWTLPGVTGAGGLQALIKAGMPVEGERIVIAGSGPLLLAAAATARAAGAKVLRIAEQASFASVARFGASLARWPGKAAQAVTLADPQYRTSSRIVSAQGATQVESVRLRQGSGSEVEIACDRIACSFGLTPNTQLGQLLGCALTPTGPGAQALAVDALQATSVAGVYAAGECTGFGGSERALAQGTIAGHAAVGNERAAKAHEGERARWNAFAAQLHRSFALAADIKAMPQPDTLVCRCEDVPFSALAGCSGWTDAKLHRRCGMGACQGRVCGDAAQLLFGWTPPVPRPPLSPVRIATLAGLVNDGDTRQ from the coding sequence ATGAGCATGGAACATTGCGATGTGCTGATCGTCGGCGCGGGCCCGGCCGGCATGGCCGCTGCGGTGGCTGCCGCGCCGAGCGGCGCATCGATCGTCGTCATCGACGACAACCCTGCCCCCGGCGGACAGATATGGCGCGACGGCCCCGGCGCGACGCTGCCGCCAGCAGCACGCAAATGGCGCGACGCACTCGAGCGCCACGCCAACATCCGCGTGCGCAGCGGCACCCGCGTCGTCTCCGCGCCTTCGCCCAACGAGCTGCTGCTCGAAGACGCGGAGCGCACCACGCGCATGCAATGGCGCAAGCTCATCCTCTGCACCGGCGCGCGCGAGCTGTTGCTGCCCTTCCCCGGCTGGACGCTGCCCGGAGTGACCGGCGCGGGCGGCCTGCAGGCGCTCATCAAGGCCGGCATGCCGGTCGAGGGCGAGCGCATCGTCATCGCGGGGAGCGGCCCCCTGCTGCTCGCCGCCGCCGCAACGGCACGTGCCGCGGGCGCGAAGGTGCTGCGCATCGCCGAACAGGCTTCGTTCGCCTCGGTCGCGCGCTTCGGCGCCAGCCTTGCGCGCTGGCCGGGCAAGGCCGCGCAGGCAGTGACGCTCGCCGATCCGCAGTACCGCACTTCGTCGCGCATCGTCTCGGCACAGGGAGCGACGCAGGTCGAATCGGTTCGTCTTCGGCAAGGCAGCGGCAGCGAAGTCGAGATCGCCTGCGACCGCATCGCCTGCAGCTTCGGCCTCACGCCCAACACGCAGCTGGGGCAACTGCTCGGCTGTGCCCTCACGCCCACGGGCCCAGGTGCGCAGGCCCTGGCGGTCGATGCCTTGCAGGCCACCAGCGTCGCCGGCGTCTATGCAGCGGGCGAGTGCACCGGCTTCGGCGGAAGCGAACGCGCGCTGGCACAGGGCACCATCGCCGGCCACGCCGCCGTCGGCAACGAGCGCGCGGCAAAAGCGCACGAGGGCGAACGCGCCCGCTGGAACGCCTTCGCCGCCCAGCTGCATCGCAGCTTCGCGCTGGCCGCCGACATCAAGGCCATGCCGCAGCCCGACACGCTCGTGTGCCGCTGCGAAGACGTGCCCTTCTCCGCGCTGGCAGGCTGCAGCGGCTGGACCGACGCCAAGCTGCATCGCCGCTGCGGCATGGGCGCGTGCCAGGGGCGCGTCTGCGGCGATGCGGCGCAGCTTCTCTTCGGATGGACGCCGCCTGTGCCGCGCCCACCGCTGTCGCCAGTCCGCATAGCGACACTCGCGGGTCTGGTGAACGACGGCGACACCCGACAATGA
- a CDS encoding dihydrodipicolinate synthase family protein gives MSNPRWQGIFPAVTTKFHADESIDAEGTARHIDFQIRNGIHGLVTCGSLGEASTLTLEEKLQVAKIALEAADGRIPVLANVSETSTREALRYVDGANKLGVAGFMVMPSVIYVADAREAMLNVRTIANAAQKPIMVYNNPVAYRVDLKPQHMVELADCEWIAAIKESTDDIRRITDLRNTVGDRYQLFLGVDDLAYEGLALGCDGLLAGVGCAFPRETVALYDLMKAGKFAEALKLYQWMTPMLHLDVSTKLVQNLKLIDMLVGVGSEHMRRPRLPLIGEERAFIEAIVKKALATRPTQYQSVM, from the coding sequence GTGAGCAATCCCCGCTGGCAAGGCATCTTCCCCGCCGTCACCACCAAGTTCCACGCCGACGAGAGCATCGATGCAGAGGGCACGGCCCGTCATATCGACTTCCAGATCCGCAACGGCATCCACGGCCTCGTCACCTGCGGCTCGCTCGGCGAAGCCAGCACGCTGACGCTGGAAGAAAAGCTGCAGGTCGCGAAGATCGCGCTGGAAGCCGCCGACGGCCGCATCCCGGTGCTGGCCAACGTGTCCGAAACCAGCACGCGCGAAGCGCTGCGCTACGTGGACGGCGCCAACAAGCTCGGCGTGGCCGGCTTCATGGTGATGCCCTCGGTGATCTACGTGGCCGATGCGCGCGAGGCGATGCTCAATGTGCGCACCATCGCCAACGCCGCGCAGAAACCCATCATGGTCTACAACAACCCGGTGGCCTACCGCGTCGACCTGAAGCCGCAGCACATGGTCGAGCTGGCCGACTGCGAATGGATCGCGGCTATCAAGGAAAGCACCGACGACATCCGCCGCATCACCGACCTGCGCAACACCGTGGGCGACCGCTACCAGCTGTTCCTGGGCGTTGACGACCTCGCCTACGAAGGCCTGGCGCTCGGCTGCGACGGCCTGCTGGCCGGTGTCGGTTGTGCGTTCCCGCGCGAGACCGTGGCGCTGTACGACCTGATGAAGGCCGGCAAATTCGCCGAAGCGCTCAAGCTCTATCAGTGGATGACGCCCATGCTGCACCTCGACGTGTCGACCAAGCTGGTGCAGAACCTCAAGCTCATCGACATGCTGGTGGGTGTGGGCAGCGAGCACATGCGCCGTCCGCGTCTTCCGTTGATCGGCGAGGAGCGCGCCTTCATCGAAGCGATCGTCAAGAAGGCGCTCGCGACGCGGCCCACTCAGTACCAGTCGGTCATGTAG
- a CDS encoding 4-hydroxyproline epimerase: MQRIQVIDSHTGGEPTRLVIGGFPDLGGGSMAERRALLADQHDKWRAAAVLEPRGSDVVVGALLCEPVSPDAAAGVVFFNNAGYLGMCGHGTIGLVASLAHMGRIGVGEHRIETPVGTVTTTLHEDGSVSVRNVPAYRHLHQVAVELPGHGTVRGDVAWGGNWFFLVSEHGQRVASDNLAALTDYTTALRKALSAQGITGADGAEIDHIELFAADDEGADSRNFVLCPGNAYDRSPCGTGTSAKIACLAADGKLAPGEVWKQASVIGSVFEASYAMDGDKVIPTLRGRAYISAEATLLIDDEDPFGWGIRL, encoded by the coding sequence ATGCAACGCATCCAGGTCATCGACTCGCACACGGGCGGCGAGCCCACGCGCCTTGTGATCGGCGGCTTTCCTGATCTGGGCGGCGGCAGCATGGCCGAGCGCCGCGCGCTGCTGGCCGACCAGCACGACAAATGGCGCGCGGCCGCCGTGCTGGAGCCGCGCGGCAGCGATGTGGTGGTGGGCGCGCTGCTGTGCGAACCGGTGTCGCCGGATGCGGCTGCCGGCGTGGTCTTCTTCAACAACGCCGGCTACCTCGGCATGTGCGGCCACGGCACCATCGGGCTGGTTGCGAGCCTTGCGCACATGGGGCGCATCGGCGTGGGCGAGCACCGCATCGAAACGCCCGTGGGCACGGTCACGACCACGCTGCATGAAGACGGCTCGGTGAGCGTGCGCAACGTGCCCGCGTACCGGCATCTGCACCAGGTGGCGGTCGAGCTGCCGGGCCACGGCACCGTGCGCGGGGATGTGGCCTGGGGCGGCAATTGGTTCTTCCTGGTGAGCGAACACGGCCAGCGCGTGGCGAGCGACAACCTCGCGGCGCTGACCGACTACACCACTGCGTTGCGCAAGGCACTCTCGGCCCAGGGCATCACCGGCGCGGACGGCGCGGAGATCGACCACATCGAGCTCTTCGCTGCAGATGACGAAGGCGCCGACAGCCGCAACTTCGTGCTGTGCCCCGGCAACGCCTACGACCGCTCGCCATGCGGCACCGGCACCAGCGCCAAGATCGCCTGCCTCGCGGCCGACGGCAAGCTCGCGCCCGGCGAGGTGTGGAAGCAGGCCAGCGTGATCGGCAGCGTCTTCGAGGCCAGCTATGCGATGGACGGCGACAAGGTCATTCCCACGCTGCGTGGCCGCGCGTACATCAGCGCGGAAGCCACGCTGCTGATCGACGACGAAGACCCGTTCGGCTGGGGCATCCGGCTCTGA